From the genome of Euhalothece natronophila Z-M001, one region includes:
- a CDS encoding BrnT family toxin yields the protein MLEFDWDEAKRQKNLKKHKIDFFEAAKIFWGNTVQWRSEQEYRDSEERILATGKIGDDMITVVYMSAENTNQHTRVSAKDIWETQGQTDWEQVRALSDQDIKAAIADDPDAVDTDETSLENAVACPPLTFLDNSQ from the coding sequence ATGCTCGAATTTGATTGGGATGAAGCAAAACGACAAAAGAATCTAAAAAAACATAAAATTGATTTTTTCGAGGCCGCCAAAATTTTCTGGGGAAATACCGTCCAATGGAGAAGTGAGCAAGAGTATAGGGATAGCGAGGAAAGAATCCTAGCCACTGGTAAGATAGGAGATGATATGATAACCGTCGTTTATATGAGCGCAGAAAATACCAATCAACATACCCGAGTCTCCGCTAAAGACATTTGGGAAACGCAAGGGCAAACTGATTGGGAACAGGTAAGAGCTTTGAGTGATCAAGATATTAAGGCGGCGATTGCTGATGACCCTGACGCTGTAGATACTGATGAGACATCCCTAGAGAATGCTGTTGCTTGCCCTCCTTTGACATTTCTCGACAACAGCCAGTAG